Below is a window of Burkholderia cepacia DNA.
GCCGACGGCGAGGCTTGCGCCCATGCCGCGCAACGCGTCGGGCGCATAGACGACCTGACAGCCGGCTTCGTTCAGCAGAATCGCGAGTTTCTCGGCGCCAGGGCGGACGACGGCGATCACGTCGGCCGTGGCTGCCGCGAGATGACGGGCGGCGGCGACCGCAACCGGCGTGCCGTCGGGCAGCAGCGCGAGCAGCTTGCTGTGCAGGCCGCTCGGGTCGAAGCGTTGACCAAGGCCGCCGGCGAGCAGGACGCCGGTGGCGAGTGACGCATAGGACATCGGCGCGGGGGGAGTGAGGCAGGTGCCGCGATTGTGCGGGAGCGGGCGGGGATCGGCAAGTGAGGATGTTACCGATTCGCGCCCGTCAGGCCGGAAAGACCGTCAGCGCGATGCCTCGTCGAGCATGCTTTCCTCGACAGGACCGTAAATGGCGTGCGATTCGTTCTGGATGACGGCCCAATAGCGGTCGCCGAACGACCAGTGCCACCATTCGGACGGGTAATTCGTGAAGCCCGTGCTGGCCAGCGCGGCGATCAATATCTGACGATTGCGTGCGGCTGGGCGGCTGATGAACGCGTTGTGCGTGTAGCACGCGCCGGAGGATTCCTGGTCGGTGGCGTTCATGACGGTGCCCATGTCGGCTTCGATGCCGTCCACCGATATCAGTGAAATGTCGACGGCGGCGCCGGTCGGATGGGCGGCGACTTCGGGCGGCGCGACATAGTGGCTCGCGAGTTCGACCAATGCGTCGTCGGACGGCAGCGGATTCAGCGTCGCGCGCAATTGCGCGAGATGGCTCGCGAAGTACTCGCGCTGCAGGGCGAGCGGACGATAGCCTTCCTTCACGTACAGGCGCAGGCCGGCGGGGAGCGCGTGCGCGGCGGCCACCAGCCGCTCGGCGACGCCGCGGCGCACCTTCAGGAAATGCGGGCTCGTGTTTTCGACGACGCTGCGGGTGAGGTCGACGGCGATGCGTTCATCGTAGGTGGCGAGATCGACAAACCCTTCGTGCGACTCCATCAGGGCGATCGACCGGACGGCAGGATCGGAGAGCGGTATCACGGTAGCGGGCAGGGCGGCGAGATGGTGATTGCGGGTCACGAGCCGATGTGGTGACGCGGCTGCGGTCGTTTTGGTCAGACGAATCGCCAATATGCCAGAGTCCGGCCGAGGACGTGCGGCGGTTGGGTACGTGGGCGGGTGGCGCTCACCAGAGCGTCTTGACGTGCGCGTACGCGCGGATTTTTTCGTCGCGGGTGATCAACTGCGCGCCAAGCCGACGCGCGGTCGCAACGATCATGCGGTCGGCCGGATCCTTGTGGAACGTGCCGGGCAGGTCGGTGGATTTCGCGGCGATGTCGGCATCGACGGGCACGAAGCGCATGCCGTCGATCTGCGCGACGGTGGCGAGCCACGCGTCGACATCCATCGTCAGCGCGAGGCGGTCGTTGCGCACCAGCATCGCAATCTCCCACGCGGAGATCGCGGATGCGGCGAGCGCACCTTCGCTCCGTGCGCGATCGATCGCGCTGCGCGCTTTCTTGCTGAGCGAAGGATCGCCCGCCACCCACCACACCAACGCATGCGTATCCAGCACAATCACCGCGACGCCTCCCAATCATCTTCCGCAATCGGATCGAGAGGATTGTCGTAGCGCATGACCGAGCCGCGCAATATGTCCAACGGCTGAGCCTCGCGTGCGTGATACGGCCTGATCTCGAGCGTCGGCTTGCCGTGGTCGGTGACGATCAGGCTTTCACCCGACGCCTCGACGAGCCGGAAGTATTCGAGCGCGCGAGCCTTGAATTCGGATTTCGATACGGGAGCGTGCGGCATCATGATATGAGCATGGTCATTTGACGATGGTCATTTTAGTCATGGATTCCGACGCGGCGCAAGCGCCCGGGGCAGACAGCGTTACCCGTTCGCGCTACGCGTCCGCCCACTTCCTCAACAGGTTGTGATAAATCCCCGTCAACGCAATGACCATTGGATCCTTCGCGCCTTTTTCCGCGGAAAGCGCCTGAATCTGCGTATCGAGCTGGAACAACAGCGTGCGATCGCCGTCGTCGCGCACCATGCTTTGGATCCAGAAGAACGACGCCACACGCTCGCCGCGCGTCACCGGTGTCACGTGATGCAGGCTCGACGCCGGATACAGCACGAGATCGCCGGCCGGCAGTTTTGCGCGATGCACGCCGTACGTATCCTCGACACACAGCTCGCCACCGTCGTACGCATCGGGTTCCTCGAGAAACAGCGTCGCCGACAGGTCGCTGCGCACGCGGAAATCCGTGCCGCGCAGCAGCCGGATCGCGTTGTCGACGTGCGTGTCGAACGTCTCGCCACCTGCGTAGCGATTGAACAACGGTGGAAAGACCTTCAACGGCAGCGCTGCCGAAAAGAACAGCGGATTGCGTGCGAGCGCGTCCTGGATCGCGTCGCCCACCGCGCGTGCGGCAGGCGAGCCTTCCGGCAATTGCCGGTTGCGTTTCGCGAGCGCCGACTGCGCGCCGGACGTCGCGTTGCCGTCGACCCACTCGGCCGCATCGAGGTGGTCGCGGCATTGCGCGACCTGCGCCTTGGTCAATACGCCGGGGATATGAAGCATCATGTTGCGGATTCCATGCTGTGCGGCTGCGGCTGCGGCTGCAACTGCAGCGCCGCCGCACGAAATGCGTCGATCGGCGACGACGCGAGATACGCGTGCATCTTCGCGACGAACGCGGGGGTAGCGGTGGCCGGCACGCGTGCGAGCCACGCGAGTGCTTCGTCGATGTGCCCGCGCTCGGCGAGCAGCCGCGCATGGTTGAACTGGCCGCGGAAGTCGCCGGCAACGGCGGCGCGGCGATAGTGGTCGAATGCGGCGTCGGTGTCGACCGCGACGACCCAGCCATCTTCGTAGAAGCCGCCGATCAGGTTGATCGATTTCGCATGGCCGAGTGCGGCCGCACGGCGGAACCAGTCGAGTGCGTCGGTGCGGTTCTCGTCGACGCCGTTGCCGAGCGCGAGCGCCGTCGCGTAGTTGTACATGCCCCAGTCGAGCCCCGCGTGCGCGGCGAGCCGGTACCAGTACACGGCGACCGGCGCGCACGCGGCCGTGCCCCAGCCGAACTCGTAGCAGCGGCCGAGCATGTTCATCGCCATCGCGTGGCCGGCCCGCGCCGCGTGCCGGAACCAGTTGAACGCGGCCGCCGGATCGCGCGCGACGCCGTGCCCGTCGAGCAGGTACTGCCCGTAGACGGCCTGCGCCTCGACGATGCCGTTGTCGGCGGCCGCCGCGACCCACGCGGCGGCGCGCTCGGGCGGCCCGGCCAGGATGTCGGCGAACTCGCGCGGCGAAACCGACGCGAGCGCCTTCAGCGACACGGCCTCCATCGATCAGTAGCGCGCGTTCAGCGTGACGAACGCCGAGCGGCCCGGTGCGATCGACGCATAGTGCGCCGGGTACGCCTGATCGAAATACGTGCGGTTGAACAGGTTGTTCACGTTCAGTTGCAGGTCGAGCTTCTTGTTGATCCGGTACTGCGCCATCGCGTCGAAGCGCCAGTAAGAGGGCACGGCACGCAGGTTGGCGGGATCGCCGAAGACTTCCGACATGTAGAACGCACCGCCGCCGACCGTGAACTTCGGCGTCACGTCGTAGTTCGACCACATCGTGAGGCTGTGCTTCGGCGTGTTCGGGAAGCGGTTGCCGTTGTTCGCGCTGTCCTTGCCGTTGTCGCGCAGCTCGCTCTTCATGTACGTGTAGCCGCCGAACACCTGCCATTGCTTCGTGATCTGGCCGGCGAGGCCGAGTTCGAGACCCTGCACGCGCTTGTTGCCGACCATCGCGTACTGGTTGTTCGGCAGCGTCACGCGCGCATTCGTCGTGTCGATCTGGAACAGCGCGGCCGTCAGCGACAGCTTGTCGTTCAGCACGTTCCACTTCGTACCGAGCTCGATGCTGCGGTTCTTTTCCGGCGACAGTTGATCGGCGTTCGAGCCGACGCCGCCGCGGCCCGGCGTGAGCGACTGCGTTTCGCTGCCTTCGCCGAGCAGCATGCCGGCCGGCGTCGACGATGTCGCGTACGACGCATAGATGCTGCCGTTCTGCGCGGGCTTGAACACGAGGCCGGCCTGCCAGTTCACGAGCGTGTCGTCGCGCGTGGTGGTCTTGCCGCCGTTGGCCTTGGTGTCGGTGAAGCGGGTCGAGTAGTCGTCGACGCGCACGCCGGCGTTGACCTGCCAGCGCGGCGTGATCTCGATCGTGTCGAAGCCGTAGATCGACTTCGTCGTGGTGCGTGCATGCGCGTAGTCGTTGTTGCGCGTGATCGAACCGGCCCACGGGTCGTTCGGGTTCGGCGACCACAGGCTCGTGCAGTTGTAGCCCGATGCGGCGCCGATGCCTTTCTGGCAGATCTTGCCGGTGTCGGTCGCGACGTTGTACGAGTCGCGCTTGCCCCATTCGCGCGACAGTTCGATGCCGGTCGTGAAGCTGTGCTTGAACGGGCCCGTGCGGAATTCGCCGAACAGCTCGGTCAGGTTCGCGAGGCTGTTGATCGAGCTGGCGCGGTTGTTGTTGCGTCGCCAGACCTTGCCGTTCACCACGTTGCCCTGGCTGTCGTCCGGCTGCGTCCAGATGTAGTCCTGCGTCGATTCCGTGTAGCGCGTGGTGTTGCGGATCGTCAGCGACGATGTGATGTCGTGCTCGATCTTGATCGTGCTGATGTCCGACGTGGTCTTGCGGAAATCGCGGTCGATCAGGCCGTAAAAGTTGTGGCGATCGACGGGCGCCGGATAGATCGTGTCGACGTTTGCGGGCTTGTTCGACGTCGTATAGAAATACGGGATGCCGCTGTCCGGCATGTCGTCCGTCGACAGGTGGTAGTAGCTCGCGGTTACGCGCGTCGGCGTGCCGAGGCCGAACGCGATCGACGGCGCGACGCCCCAGCGCTCGTTGTTGACGGCGTCGCGGCCGGCGACGTCGTTGTTGTGGCTCATCAGGTTCAGGCGGAACGCGGCGTGATCGGCGAATTGCCAGTTGCCGTCGGCCGTGAAGCGGCGATAGCGGTCGGTGCCGAGGCCCGCGCTCGCGGCGGCCGTCGTGCCGAGGTGCGGGGCCTTCGTGATCAGGTTGATGCTGCCGCCTGCGCCGCCGCGGCCGCCGTATGCGCCGTCGGAACCCTTGGTGATCTCGACGCGCTCGGTGTTGAAGATCTCGCGCGTGGTCGCGCCCGTGTCGCGCATGCCGTCGACGAACATGCTGCCCTGCGTGTCGTAGCCGCGGATGAACGGACGGTCGCCGAGCGGGTTGCCGCCTTCGCCGGCGCCGAACGTGATGCCGGGCACGGTGCGCAGCGCTTCGGTCAGCGTCGACGCGCCGCTGCTCTGGATCAGTTCCTGCGGGATCACGGTGACGGACTTCGGCGTGTCGACGAGCGGTGCGGTGAATTTCGCGGAGGCGGAAAAGTCGGCCTTGTAGCTGTGCTCGGTCTTGCCCTGGATCTCGATCGGCGCGAGATGGCCTTCGGTACTGGCGGGGGCGGGCGGCGGCGTGCCGTCTGCCGCGAATGCCGGGCTTGCGGCGAGCACGCTGCACAGGGTGGTGAATTTGCCGAGCTTCAACTCGTCGGGACGTGACTTCATGGTGCGCTTCGACCTCGCGGTGTGGCCCCGGGGCGGTGCGCTGCGGAAATGTGCACGCCATCGGGAATTATTACGATTTGTTTTCAGGCGGCATTCTATGTAATTTCAAGTTAAATGAGAAGCGTTCTTGTTCTCGTTTGTTGGGGAATTGTTGACGAATGTGAAAGGGGGGTGTGGCGGCGAGATTGGCCGAACGGCCGGATATGAAGGGCTTGTCGGGCCGGTTAGAGTGGCTGTGTCGCGGTTCACCTGGTATGACAGCAGATTGCTAACATGACTGCATTGAAAGCAATCTTGACGAGGCGCATCATGCCGGTGATCACCGTTCGAAATCTGCCCGATGAAGTGCATCGAGCACTTCGCATTCGCGCGGCCCAGCATGGCCGCAGCACCGAAGCCGAAGTACGCGACATTCTCGAACAGGCCGTGCTTCCAGGCGGGCGGCTGAAGCTGGGAACGATGCTGGCGGCAATCGGGCAGGAGGCCGGCGGATTCGATTTCGACGCCCAGCGCGACAAGACGCCCGCCGATCCGATGAGCTTCGAATGATCCTTGTCGATACGAATGTCATTTCCGAACCGCTGCGACGCGAGCCGAGCGCGGCCGTGATCGAGTGGCTCGATGCCCAGAATGTCGAGACCCTGTTTCTGGCCGCGACCAGTCTCGCGGAAATGCGGTTGGGCGTGGCTGTATTGCCCGAAGGGCGCCGGCGAGAGTGGCTGCATCAGAGCATCGAGCAGCGCGTGCTGCCATTGTTTCGCGGCCGGATCCTGCCATTCGACGATGCTGCGAGCAAAGCGTATGCGAGCCTTCGTGCACGCGCACGTGCCGCGGGTGCCGCAATCGCGCCTTCCGATGGATTTATCGCCGGCACGGCCGAGGCGAACGGCCTGATCGTTGCCACGCGCGACGTCACGCCGTTCGAGGCGATGGGAATTCGCGTAATCGACCCGTGGGCGCGCTAGCGAGCGCGCGGCTGCTGCTCCCGCAGGCTGCGCCCCAATAGCAAAACGCGCCGTGCGATGCGGCGCGTTCTGCTTCAGGCGAGCGCGCTCGCGAGCCTGAAACGATGGCAGGCGGGCGCGAGCTCCTGGATGCGGTTCAATCGACGCCGTGAAACACCGCGTCTTCCGGCCCGAGGTAGGCCGGCGGGCGCCACGTCGCGTCGCGCATCGAATGCTGGACGAGATTCTCGACGCCGAGCAGTACCGCGAAGATCGCCATCCGCACCGGAATGCCGTTGTCGGTTTGCCGGAAGATGGCAAGGCGCGGGTCGCGGTTCAGGTCGACCGACAGGTCGTTCGCGCCGGGCCGGCTGTCGCGCGGCAGCGGGTGCATGATCAGCGTGTCGGGCTTGCACACCGAGTCGACGAGCGCCTGGTTGATCTGGAAATCGGGCGTGTAGCCTTCGAACGACTCGTCGGTGAAGCGCTCCTTCTGGATCCGCGTCGCGTAGACGACGTCCGCGCCGCGCAGCCCGGCCGCGAGGTCGGTGGTCTGCTCGACCACATGGCCGTTCGTCGCGATCTGGTCGACGATGTAGGCCGGCATCTCGAGCGTCGGCGGCGACACGAGCGTGAACTTCAATCCGCGGTACAGCGCGAGCAGCTTGACCAGCGAATGCACGGTGCGGCCGTACTTCAGGTCGCCGACCAGTGCGATGTGCGCGCCGTCGACGATCTTGCCGAGCCGCGAAAACTCGCGCTGGATCGTATAAAGATCGAGCAGCGCCTGGCTCGGGTGTTCGCCGGGGCCGTCGCCGCCGTTGATCACGGGCAGGTTGGTCGCGCGCGCGAACTCGGCCACCGAACCTTTCTCCGGGTGGCGGATCACGAGTGCATCGACGTAGCCGGCCATCACGCGGCTCGTGTCGTAGATCGATTCGCCCTTGGCCATCGACGAGAAGGTGAAGCCCGTCGTGTCGCACACCGAGCCGCCGAGCCGGCAGAAGGCCGCGCCGAACGATACGCGGGTGCGCGTGCTGGCCTCGAAGAACAGGTTGCCGAGCACTGCGCCTTCCAGCACGCGTGAAATCTTGTGGCGTCGCGCGATCGGCTGCATCACGTCGGCCACGCGGAACAGCGCCTCGACCGAATCACGCGAGAACTGGTCGACCGAGATCAATTGCGGCTTGCCTTCAAACAGGAACTGCTTCGAGAGCCCCTGTTTGTCTACGCTTTGCGTATAGTCCCCGCTATCCGGCGCCGGGCGCTCGACGATTTCCGACACGAAGCGCTCGACGATCTCGGGCATCCCGCGCGATTCCTGCGAGTCGTCGGGCAACAGCCAGGTATCCAGTGCGCGCCGGCTGACGCCGATGCGATTGGCGAACGCTTCGCGGGTCATGTTGAGGCGGCGCATCGCGTCGCGGAGGAAGGCTTGCTGGGGAACGGTCATCGGCGGCTCCTGACGGAAAATATACGCGGTGCGTATATTAGTTCCTGGCACAATGAAGTCAAGGAAAATCTGCTCGAACGGGCTGTGTGGCGCGTGTCACACGTGGTGGCGTCGTACTGGCGCGCCGCGTTCGTCTCCGTATAATCAGATCAGGCCCCGTGCCCGGCATCTTGCCGGGCGCCATGCCGCAAACAATTCGCCCGGTCGGGCTTGCTGATTCGAAGGAGAATGAGAATGACGCGTACGATTGCTGCAATGCTGCTGGTGGTGACCGCCGCGCTCGCCGGTTGCAACACGGTCGCCGGCATGGGCCAGGACATTTCGAAGGGTGGCCAGGCGATCAGCGATACGGCTGAAAAGGCCAAGTAAGCCGACCGGTTCCGGAATGCAGAAGGCGCCGGGCCGTCCCGCGATTGCGGGGCGGCCCGGCGCCTTTTTTTCGGCCGGTGCCGACGCTCGCGGCGTCAGGCGTGTTCGACGAACGCGTAGCGGCCTTCGACCTTGCGCGGCGTGAACCAGCCGTAGTCGGGGAACATCCGGTTGCGCACGTACCAGACGTAGCCCACCAGCAGGGCTGTAATCAGGAGACTCGGCAGCGCGGTCGACGGATCGCGTCCGAGCTCGGCGATGGTCTTCGGCAACTGCAGCAGCGACAGCAGGATGAACGCGTGATAGGCACCGACGCGATGGGTCGCGAAGCCCCAGATGAACAGCAGCGACAGCGGCACGGTCAACGCCAGGAACACGGCTACGAGGCCCGTGCCGGCGCCGCTTGCGAAGAAGTAATACGCGAGCATGAGGCTGATCGCCAGTTGGGCGATACCGAGCGCGATCAGGATCCGGACGTGCACCTTGTTCTTGCGGCAGCGCTCGGGGTCGGGGCGCGATGCGATCAGGTGCGCGAGCACGCGATCCTTGAGCCCCTGTCCGGACAGTTCGGCCAGTGCGTCGGCCTTCCTCGTTCCCGCGGAGAGCAGCACCGCGATTCTTGTTTTGGCTTCCTTCCTGTTCATTGCGTGGCGGATTGTTGTTCGATGGTTGTCAAAGGTCCGGCCACGCGAATATTGCATCTTGCGGAGTGGTGCGCAATCGATTTGCGGTACACGGACACATTCCTACAGTCGCCGGGCGCGCGGGCCAGGGGCCATGTGAAGGGAGGAAGTGGCTGTCGTTGCCGCAATCCCGCGACGACCGCGGTCAGTCGGCGGCGGTTTGCGCGGGGCTGGCCGGCCGGGCGTCGTGCGTGTCGGCGAGCCGCTCGCGCCGCCGCGTCGCGCCGACGAGCATGCCTGCAACGACGAGCGCGATGCCGGCGACTCGCGTGACGTTCAGCGTTTCACCGAACAGCGCGACCGCGAACAGCACGGCCGAGACCGGCGCGACCGCCGTGAACAGCGCAGCCTCGGTTCCGCTGGTGCGCGCCGAACCGGCGTACCAGCACAGGTAGCCGAGCACGGTCGGCACCAGCGCGTAGTAGGCGATTGCCGACACGGCGCCGACGGTCCAGCCGTCTGCGACCGCGCGCCATTCGAATACCGCCGGCACGAGCGCGAGCGCGAAACCAAGGCCCGACATCGCGGTGGACAGCACGAGCGGCGGCAGCGGCGCGGCAAGCCGCCGGTTGAGCAGGATGAATACGGCTTCGCAGGCGACCGCGGCCAGCACCAGTGCATCGCCGGCCAGCGTCTGGAGCGACGGCATCGCGTGGCCGGGGGCGAACGTGACGAACAACACGCCGGCCGTGGCGAGCGCGGCGGCTACCCAGTCGCGCGGCGTCTGCCGCTCGCGCAGCACGATGGCCGCGATCAGCGTCGACATGGCCGGCAGCGTGCCGAGCATCACGCCTGCATCGAGCGGCGACGACAGCTTCGTGCCGTTGATCAGCAGCACCGTATAACCGACGCCGCCTGCCGCGGCCTGGATGACGAGCAGGACGGCGTCGCGCGCGGAAACGCGCGGCCAGCGCATCCGTTGTGCGCGCATCAGTGCGAACAGCAGCGGCGTCGCAATCAGGAAGCGCAGCGCGGTGGCCGCGAACGGCGGCAGGCCGCCGGCCGCGAGACGGCTCGCGATGACGGTACTGCCGACGCCCGCCATCGCGGCGGCGAGATAGAGATAGCCAATCAGTCGGGTCTTCATGCACCGCATCGTCGCGTACGGCGGCAACGTGCGTCTTGAACGAAATTGCAGCGGGGCAGGCGCGTTGAACGCGGTGCGTGTGCTTGGCGGTATGGGGAAGGGTTGCCGTCGCCGTGGCAGCCAGCGCCGAATGCGGTGTGGCCGGCGGCCCGTTGCGCCGGGAGAGCGGTGGCGTCAGACCGCCTGCGCAAACCGCCCCGGCGTGATCCCGAACTGGCGTGCGAACGCACGCGTCAGGTGGCTCTGATCGGCAAAACCGGCTTCGGACGCGGCATCCGCGATCGGCATTCCGCTGGCGAGCAGCGCACGCGCCAGCCGCGCGCGCGACTGGATCAGGTACGCATGCGGCGTGATGCCAAGCTCGCGCGCGAAGCCGCGCAGCAGCTGGAAGCGGCTCACGCCGCTCAGGCCGGCCAGTTCGGCGAGCGAAACGGGGGCGGCCGGCGCCGCGTCGAGCCGCTCCCGGGCGACGCGGATCGCCGGCGCGACGCCGGCCGCAGGCAGCGTGCGGTTCGCATGCCGGGCGAGCAACCCGGCGACGAGCATCACGAGTGCCTCGTCGCGGGCGAGCGGCCTGGATTCTCCCGCGACGATGCGAGCATGCAGCCGGCCGACGGCGGCTGCGAGCCGCGCGTCGCGCACGGCCGGGTGCACCAGCTCGACGCCGCCGAGGCCTTCTTCCGCCGCGACGCCCGCGACCAGCGCCGGTGCGAGGTACAGCATCCGCCAGCGCCGGCCCGTGCCGCCATCGATCGGCGAGCCGTCGTGCACTTCGCCCGGGTTGACCATGATCGCGTCGCCGGCCAGCGCGTCGACCTGCCCGCGGCCGCTCCACGACCGGTGCGCACCGCTGACAATCACGCCGACCCCGAATTCGTCGTGCGCGTGGCGCGGGAACGCGCGGTCGGATTCGAGGCTGATCGCCTCGATGCCTTCGCCGGTGCGTCGGTAGTGGGTGACACGGTGCATGTGCGCTCCTCGCGCCGGTCGCGGCGCGGATGACGTGCACTTTAGCGCGTTCCGGCGCCGCGCGCCCTTCATCCTTTTGGCGGATACCGCGCGACGCGCGCAGCCCGCACCATGTGCACATCGGCAGCGTACACGGCCCGCCGGGCCTGAAGCTGCGCGGGAGACGGCAGGTGGAACGACAGGATCCGGTATTCATTCAGGTTGGCGCGCTCGCGGACGGCTTCGCGCCGGAAGCGAACATCCTCGCGTCCGTCGACGCGCTCGCCGGGCGAACGCTCGCACTCGGCGACGCATCGGGCGCATGGCGCGTCTATTCGTTCGAGCCGGGCGCGTTGCAGTGGCGTGACGCGGCGACCGGCACGGGCGGCCGCGAGCCGTGTCGCGTGACGCGGCTGCGCGACGGGCTGTACTTCGTCGACTACATCGACACGGCGGCCCGCGCGACGTCGGCCAGTCTCGTGATCGATCTCGACAATGGCGTCTGGACGTCGGTCGTCGGCGTGCTGCCGACCGAAGCCGACACGCGCATCGACGCCTTCACGCGCGTCGCACGCGGGCTGCCGCTGACGGGTGTCGACGCGCAATTCCGGCACGGCACGCTCGGTGGTCACGCGCAGCCGGGGCCGCTGCACGCGCCCACGCGCGAGCTGATCGGCAAGCGGACGATGTACCGTTACAGCCCGACCGAATGCTACGAGCACATCTACCTGAACGAGAACTTCTACGCGTGGCAGTGCCTGCAGGGCGTCGAAGGCGGGCTGGCCGATGTCGACCGTTGCCATTACTTCAGGATCGCCGACGAACTGTATCTGTTCGTGTGGCGCGAAAAGGTGGTACCGACGCTGGGCGTCGTCCTGATCGACCTCGCGCAGCGCAAGACCGACGGCAAGATCTTCGGTTATCAGGGCGGCGATTTCGGGTCGCTGTCGAACTTCCAGATCGGCGCTTACGCGCAGGTGCTGAACGAAACCGTGCATCCGCTCGGTGGTGAGGCGCAGCGATGAATGCCGTGCTGGGCAGCGGCCGCGTGCGTGCGGATTTCAGCGGGCGGGTCGTGCTCGTCACGGGCGCCGCGCAGGGGATCGGCGCGGCGATCGCACGCCGTTTCGCGGAATCCGACGCGTTCGTCGCGATCGCCGACCTGAACGGCGACGCGGCGGCTGCGCAGGCCGATGCGCTGG
It encodes the following:
- a CDS encoding M15 family metallopeptidase, producing MESHEGFVDLATYDERIAVDLTRSVVENTSPHFLKVRRGVAERLVAAAHALPAGLRLYVKEGYRPLALQREYFASHLAQLRATLNPLPSDDALVELASHYVAPPEVAAHPTGAAVDISLISVDGIEADMGTVMNATDQESSGACYTHNAFISRPAARNRQILIAALASTGFTNYPSEWWHWSFGDRYWAVIQNESHAIYGPVEESMLDEASR
- a CDS encoding type II toxin-antitoxin system VapC family toxin, translating into MIVLDTHALVWWVAGDPSLSKKARSAIDRARSEGALAASAISAWEIAMLVRNDRLALTMDVDAWLATVAQIDGMRFVPVDADIAAKSTDLPGTFHKDPADRMIVATARRLGAQLITRDEKIRAYAHVKTLW
- a CDS encoding type II toxin-antitoxin system Phd/YefM family antitoxin → MMPHAPVSKSEFKARALEYFRLVEASGESLIVTDHGKPTLEIRPYHAREAQPLDILRGSVMRYDNPLDPIAEDDWEASR
- a CDS encoding Fe2+-dependent dioxygenase; translated protein: MMLHIPGVLTKAQVAQCRDHLDAAEWVDGNATSGAQSALAKRNRQLPEGSPAARAVGDAIQDALARNPLFFSAALPLKVFPPLFNRYAGGETFDTHVDNAIRLLRGTDFRVRSDLSATLFLEEPDAYDGGELCVEDTYGVHRAKLPAGDLVLYPASSLHHVTPVTRGERVASFFWIQSMVRDDGDRTLLFQLDTQIQALSAEKGAKDPMVIALTGIYHNLLRKWADA
- a CDS encoding tetratricopeptide repeat protein yields the protein MEAVSLKALASVSPREFADILAGPPERAAAWVAAAADNGIVEAQAVYGQYLLDGHGVARDPAAAFNWFRHAARAGHAMAMNMLGRCYEFGWGTAACAPVAVYWYRLAAHAGLDWGMYNYATALALGNGVDENRTDALDWFRRAAALGHAKSINLIGGFYEDGWVVAVDTDAAFDHYRRAAVAGDFRGQFNHARLLAERGHIDEALAWLARVPATATPAFVAKMHAYLASSPIDAFRAAALQLQPQPQPHSMESAT
- a CDS encoding TonB-dependent receptor, coding for MKSRPDELKLGKFTTLCSVLAASPAFAADGTPPPAPASTEGHLAPIEIQGKTEHSYKADFSASAKFTAPLVDTPKSVTVIPQELIQSSGASTLTEALRTVPGITFGAGEGGNPLGDRPFIRGYDTQGSMFVDGMRDTGATTREIFNTERVEITKGSDGAYGGRGGAGGSINLITKAPHLGTTAAASAGLGTDRYRRFTADGNWQFADHAAFRLNLMSHNNDVAGRDAVNNERWGVAPSIAFGLGTPTRVTASYYHLSTDDMPDSGIPYFYTTSNKPANVDTIYPAPVDRHNFYGLIDRDFRKTTSDISTIKIEHDITSSLTIRNTTRYTESTQDYIWTQPDDSQGNVVNGKVWRRNNNRASSINSLANLTELFGEFRTGPFKHSFTTGIELSREWGKRDSYNVATDTGKICQKGIGAASGYNCTSLWSPNPNDPWAGSITRNNDYAHARTTTKSIYGFDTIEITPRWQVNAGVRVDDYSTRFTDTKANGGKTTTRDDTLVNWQAGLVFKPAQNGSIYASYATSSTPAGMLLGEGSETQSLTPGRGGVGSNADQLSPEKNRSIELGTKWNVLNDKLSLTAALFQIDTTNARVTLPNNQYAMVGNKRVQGLELGLAGQITKQWQVFGGYTYMKSELRDNGKDSANNGNRFPNTPKHSLTMWSNYDVTPKFTVGGGAFYMSEVFGDPANLRAVPSYWRFDAMAQYRINKKLDLQLNVNNLFNRTYFDQAYPAHYASIAPGRSAFVTLNARY
- a CDS encoding FitA-like ribbon-helix-helix domain-containing protein translates to MPVITVRNLPDEVHRALRIRAAQHGRSTEAEVRDILEQAVLPGGRLKLGTMLAAIGQEAGGFDFDAQRDKTPADPMSFE
- a CDS encoding PIN domain-containing protein; amino-acid sequence: MILVDTNVISEPLRREPSAAVIEWLDAQNVETLFLAATSLAEMRLGVAVLPEGRRREWLHQSIEQRVLPLFRGRILPFDDAASKAYASLRARARAAGAAIAPSDGFIAGTAEANGLIVATRDVTPFEAMGIRVIDPWAR
- a CDS encoding aspartate carbamoyltransferase, giving the protein MTVPQQAFLRDAMRRLNMTREAFANRIGVSRRALDTWLLPDDSQESRGMPEIVERFVSEIVERPAPDSGDYTQSVDKQGLSKQFLFEGKPQLISVDQFSRDSVEALFRVADVMQPIARRHKISRVLEGAVLGNLFFEASTRTRVSFGAAFCRLGGSVCDTTGFTFSSMAKGESIYDTSRVMAGYVDALVIRHPEKGSVAEFARATNLPVINGGDGPGEHPSQALLDLYTIQREFSRLGKIVDGAHIALVGDLKYGRTVHSLVKLLALYRGLKFTLVSPPTLEMPAYIVDQIATNGHVVEQTTDLAAGLRGADVVYATRIQKERFTDESFEGYTPDFQINQALVDSVCKPDTLIMHPLPRDSRPGANDLSVDLNRDPRLAIFRQTDNGIPVRMAIFAVLLGVENLVQHSMRDATWRPPAYLGPEDAVFHGVD
- a CDS encoding entericidin A/B family lipoprotein — encoded protein: MTRTIAAMLLVVTAALAGCNTVAGMGQDISKGGQAISDTAEKAK
- a CDS encoding permease, whose protein sequence is MNRKEAKTRIAVLLSAGTRKADALAELSGQGLKDRVLAHLIASRPDPERCRKNKVHVRILIALGIAQLAISLMLAYYFFASGAGTGLVAVFLALTVPLSLLFIWGFATHRVGAYHAFILLSLLQLPKTIAELGRDPSTALPSLLITALLVGYVWYVRNRMFPDYGWFTPRKVEGRYAFVEHA
- a CDS encoding DMT family transporter, with the translated sequence MKTRLIGYLYLAAAMAGVGSTVIASRLAAGGLPPFAATALRFLIATPLLFALMRAQRMRWPRVSARDAVLLVIQAAAGGVGYTVLLINGTKLSSPLDAGVMLGTLPAMSTLIAAIVLRERQTPRDWVAAALATAGVLFVTFAPGHAMPSLQTLAGDALVLAAVACEAVFILLNRRLAAPLPPLVLSTAMSGLGFALALVPAVFEWRAVADGWTVGAVSAIAYYALVPTVLGYLCWYAGSARTSGTEAALFTAVAPVSAVLFAVALFGETLNVTRVAGIALVVAGMLVGATRRRERLADTHDARPASPAQTAAD